The Leadbetterella byssophila DSM 17132 DNA window TCTGAAAATAAATATTCTCTTTCTCCTCAGATATAGGTAGAATTTCCTCAAAGATCTCTAAAGCTTTCTCATGCTCACCGGAATAAATATTGATAACTCCACGGAAATATTGTATTTCCATATCCGAAGGAAAGAAAATAGAAGCATGATCTAGGATTTCAGTTGCCTCATACAGATTCAGTCTATTGATCAATACCTGAACCTTATTTAGCATCATATCCAATGAGTTAGGATATAATTTTAGACCAAAATTACATGCCTTTAGCGCCATCTCTAAATTTCCCTTCACCAGATAATATTCCGTAAGGGACTCAAACACCTCTTCTGAAAAAGCCGGGGATTCCTTCCTTTTTAAAAGGGCCTCAAACCTTTTCGCCACCTCCTCTGCAGAGATCTCATTGTATTCGTCAAAGGATTCCTCTTGGTTCATTTTCTTCTCTTTATGGTTTTACCAAATAGGAACATACCCTATTTAGTGTATTATCCAGGGCATTGAACTCAAAGTTCAGGGCCTTTCTGATCTTATTGTTCTCCTGAAATATTTTTAGTTGTGACGTTTTGGCCGTCTCTTTGGTGATCAAAGGAGCCTTTCCAGTCAACATGGATTTGAGGGCCTCTACTCTCCAAATAGCCCCCATCATTCCTGGAGTTACCTTGATGGAGGTCTTCTTTTTCCCAAACCTATCTGCAATCTTATCAAAAAAATCTTTGTATGAAATCATTCCTCCCGATAAACAATATCTTTCGGAGTGAATATCTGATTCCATCAACTGAATCAAAGCCCTGCTAACATCTTTTACATCCACATAATTCATGTAGCCTTCGGGATAAAAGGGCCTTTCATCATATACATATTTGAAAAGCTGAGTACTACTTAAATTCCATTCCCCTTCTCCCAAAATAATGGATGGATTGACAATAACCATAGGCAAACCCTCAGCTGCTCCCCTCCAAACTTCACACTCTCCCATATACTTGCTAATGGCATAATGTGAATTCGTTTCAGACGCCAGCCATTTCTGGTCCTCATTGATTCTAACCAGATCTACTTTCTTCATTTCGTTAAGGGGAGGCCTACCGAAAGCAGCTATAGAACTTACATGACAGAATTTCTTGATTCCTACCTCCAAAGCCGTATTTACCATATTCGCTGTACCTTCCACATTCGTATGGTACATGGCTTTCCTATCTTTAGGAGCAAAAGAGACTACTGCTGCCGTATGAATGACAAAATCC harbors:
- a CDS encoding NAD-dependent epimerase/dehydratase family protein, with product MQVFLTGITGLLGGEVANQILDKGYKVKALVRNPAKIKFQHPLLEYVEGDILDVTALSQQMKGADFVIHTAAVVSFAPKDRKAMYHTNVEGTANMVNTALEVGIKKFCHVSSIAAFGRPPLNEMKKVDLVRINEDQKWLASETNSHYAISKYMGECEVWRGAAEGLPMVIVNPSIILGEGEWNLSSTQLFKYVYDERPFYPEGYMNYVDVKDVSRALIQLMESDIHSERYCLSGGMISYKDFFDKIADRFGKKKTSIKVTPGMMGAIWRVEALKSMLTGKAPLITKETAKTSQLKIFQENNKIRKALNFEFNALDNTLNRVCSYLVKP